A section of the Pedobacter sp. HDW13 genome encodes:
- the trpB gene encoding tryptophan synthase subunit beta, with protein sequence MKYKVNEKGYYGDFGGAYIPEMLYPNVEELRQNYLKIIDDADFQKEFHQLLKDYVGRPSPLYLAKRYSEKYGANIFLKREDLNHTGAHKINNTIGQILLAEKLGKKRIIAETGAGQHGVATATVCALRNLECVIYMGEVDIERQAPNVARMKMLGAKVVPASSGSKTLKDATNEAMRDWINNPVDTHYIIGSVVGPHPYPDMVAIFQSIISEETKKQLIEQTGSDQPDYVLACVGGGSNAMGMFYHFMDDENVKLIAVEAAGKGVSSGFSAATTYLGKEGVLHGSRSILMQTEDGQVVEPHSVSAGLDYPGIGPQHAHLFKTGRGRYVSITDEESLEAGLLCTQLEGIIPAIESAHALAYLEKMEFKGGENVVVCLSGRGDKDLDTYIKYFNL encoded by the coding sequence ATGAAATACAAAGTAAACGAAAAAGGATATTACGGAGATTTTGGAGGCGCTTACATCCCCGAAATGCTTTATCCGAACGTAGAAGAATTGCGTCAAAACTATTTAAAGATTATTGATGATGCCGATTTTCAAAAGGAATTTCATCAATTGTTAAAAGATTATGTTGGGCGCCCTTCGCCACTGTATCTGGCAAAAAGATACTCTGAAAAGTACGGCGCTAATATTTTTCTTAAAAGAGAAGATTTAAACCACACCGGTGCGCACAAGATCAACAATACCATCGGACAGATTTTGCTGGCCGAAAAACTGGGTAAAAAGCGGATTATCGCCGAAACAGGTGCTGGTCAGCATGGTGTAGCTACCGCAACGGTTTGTGCTTTGCGTAACCTGGAGTGTGTAATTTATATGGGCGAGGTAGATATCGAACGCCAGGCACCAAACGTAGCCCGCATGAAAATGCTGGGTGCAAAGGTAGTTCCGGCAAGTTCGGGTAGTAAAACCTTAAAAGATGCCACTAACGAGGCTATGCGCGATTGGATTAACAATCCGGTTGATACGCATTACATTATCGGTTCGGTAGTTGGACCACATCCTTACCCTGATATGGTGGCTATTTTTCAATCGATCATCTCAGAAGAAACCAAAAAACAGTTAATAGAGCAAACCGGAAGCGATCAACCTGATTACGTTTTAGCTTGTGTAGGTGGTGGTAGCAATGCCATGGGCATGTTCTATCATTTTATGGATGATGAAAATGTGAAACTAATTGCTGTAGAAGCTGCGGGTAAGGGTGTTTCGAGTGGATTTTCGGCCGCAACAACTTATTTAGGTAAGGAAGGCGTTTTACACGGTAGCCGAAGTATTTTAATGCAAACAGAAGACGGGCAGGTGGTAGAGCCGCATTCGGTTTCTGCCGGACTGGATTATCCGGGTATTGGTCCGCAACATGCCCATTTGTTTAAAACAGGTCGCGGGCGATATGTTTCTATTACCGACGAAGAAAGTTTAGAAGCGGGTTTATTGTGTACGCAACTGGAAGGGATTATTCCGGCGATTGAAAGCGCACACGCATTGGCTTACCTCGAAAAAATGGAATTTAAAGGAGGCGAAAATGTAGTGGTTTGCCTATCTGGCCGTGGCGACAAGGATCTGGATACTTATATTAAGTACTTTAATTTATAG
- the trpA gene encoding tryptophan synthase subunit alpha, protein MNRIKQLFQEKKNILSIYYTAGYPNLGDTIQIAEALQKSGADILEIGFPYSDPVADGPVIQASSKQSLDQGMTLKVLFEQLKDLRKNVTIPVLLMGYVNPVLQFGVENFCKACAEVGVDGCIVPDLPMAEYEELYQDCFEQHNLSNVFLITPQTAEERIHKIDGLTNGFIYLLSSSATTGKNLEVGNTTEAYFSRIKEMNLKNPTMIGFGISDKQTFDKACSYANGAIIGTAFVKAIADGNLEESVSSFMKKFRD, encoded by the coding sequence ATGAACAGAATTAAACAACTCTTCCAGGAGAAGAAAAATATATTATCAATTTACTATACCGCTGGTTACCCTAACCTAGGCGATACCATTCAGATTGCTGAGGCCTTGCAAAAATCGGGTGCTGATATCCTGGAAATCGGATTTCCTTATTCGGATCCTGTTGCCGATGGTCCGGTGATTCAGGCGAGCAGCAAGCAATCTTTAGATCAGGGTATGACCTTAAAGGTGCTTTTCGAACAGCTTAAAGATTTACGTAAAAATGTTACCATCCCTGTTTTACTGATGGGTTATGTAAACCCTGTGCTGCAGTTTGGTGTAGAAAATTTTTGTAAGGCTTGCGCCGAAGTAGGGGTAGATGGTTGTATTGTGCCCGATTTACCGATGGCGGAATATGAGGAGCTTTATCAGGATTGCTTTGAACAACACAACCTGAGCAATGTATTTCTGATTACGCCACAAACGGCAGAAGAGCGCATCCATAAAATTGACGGCTTAACCAATGGATTTATTTATTTGTTATCATCGTCGGCTACAACAGGTAAGAATTTAGAAGTGGGCAATACCACCGAAGCTTATTTTAGCCGTATAAAAGAGATGAACCTGAAAAATCCGACTATGATTGGCTTCGGGATCAGCGATAAACAAACTTTCGATAAAGCCTGCTCGTACGCGAATGGTGCAATTATCGGTACTGCTTTCGTTAAAGCTATTGCTGATGGCAATTTAGAAGAAAGTGTAAGTAGTTTTATGAAGAAGTTTAGGGACTAA
- a CDS encoding GNAT family N-acetyltransferase — protein sequence MIYREAAITDIPQIQVVRHTVKENTLSNPALVTNADCEDFITRRGKGWICEVDGKVIGFSIVDLQEHNIWALFLRPEYEGKGIGKALHKLMMDWYFEQTHETVWLGTSPNTCAEEFYTRQGWQKAGMVNKGEVKFEMTYADWVNR from the coding sequence ATGATATACCGCGAAGCAGCCATAACCGACATTCCGCAAATTCAGGTGGTAAGGCATACCGTTAAAGAAAACACGCTATCCAACCCTGCTTTGGTAACCAATGCCGATTGTGAAGACTTTATTACCCGCCGTGGTAAAGGCTGGATATGCGAAGTAGATGGTAAAGTGATTGGCTTTTCAATTGTAGATTTACAGGAGCATAATATCTGGGCCTTGTTTCTCCGTCCGGAATACGAAGGCAAAGGCATTGGTAAAGCACTGCACAAGCTAATGATGGATTGGTATTTCGAACAAACCCACGAAACCGTATGGTTGGGTACATCGCCTAATACCTGTGCCGAAGAATTTTACACCAGGCAAGGCTGGCAAAAAGCAGGTATGGTAAATAAAGGTGAAGTAAAATTCGAAATGACTTATGCCGATTGGGTAAATAGATAA
- a CDS encoding TetR/AcrR family transcriptional regulator: MGSKERILRLKDETRTKILDAALNIVQTEGWQALSMRKIADQIEYTAPIIYEYFSNKEGILLELTRRGYLMLAKDIREARDQHEAPADQMEAMWIAYWNFAFAHKEFYQLMYGVDMVCCTVKNSLPEAENVGHMLGDVIESLFDKKPVSDDDICRKYYTYWSIIHGLISINLVRPDGRTTNELNQQILKDAIKGITLSINS; encoded by the coding sequence ATGGGAAGCAAAGAAAGAATACTACGTTTAAAAGATGAAACCAGAACAAAAATTCTGGATGCTGCCTTGAACATTGTTCAAACAGAAGGCTGGCAGGCATTGAGTATGCGTAAAATTGCCGATCAGATCGAATATACTGCACCGATTATTTACGAATATTTTTCGAACAAAGAAGGAATCCTGCTCGAGTTAACCAGAAGAGGTTACCTGATGCTGGCCAAAGACATCCGCGAAGCGCGCGACCAACATGAAGCACCTGCTGACCAGATGGAAGCGATGTGGATTGCCTACTGGAATTTCGCCTTTGCCCACAAAGAATTTTATCAGTTGATGTACGGTGTGGATATGGTTTGTTGCACTGTTAAGAATTCGTTGCCCGAAGCAGAAAATGTAGGGCACATGCTTGGCGATGTAATTGAATCATTATTCGATAAAAAACCGGTATCAGACGATGATATCTGTAGAAAGTACTACACCTATTGGTCGATTATACACGGTTTGATATCCATCAACCTGGTACGCCCCGACGGGAGAACAACCAACGAGCTGAACCAGCAAATTTTAAAAGACGCTATTAAGGGAATTACCTTATCTATTAATAGTTAA
- a CDS encoding efflux RND transporter periplasmic adaptor subunit, giving the protein MKSLHRLFLLFNTVKRFTFVKYAFALAFATIVLASCKSAPQQAATAPPPPVLPVSAINQGSETTFIEYPAAIQGAVDIDVRPQVSGYLQSVLVNEGAYVTAGQTLFKINENPYREALNNAKASLHAAEAAILNAQLEVDKLTPLVQNKVVSDIQLKTAKTAYKIAQANAEQAKANVASAQINLGYTNVKATVSGYIGRIPKKQGSLVSPTDQAALTQLSDIHEVHVYFSLAENDFNSFNTNYPGKTPADRIKHLPAVELVLADNSTYPVKGKIDMIDGQFDKNTGAITLRASFPNANGVLRSGNTGKIRLGLLHNDAILVPQSATVEMQDKVFVFTLGDSSKVKKQAISIVGKAGENYLVKEGVKAGDQIVLSGIDKLQEGMVIQPQKAADKVAVANPKK; this is encoded by the coding sequence ATGAAATCTCTACATCGTTTGTTTTTATTATTTAACACTGTTAAACGATTTACATTTGTTAAATATGCCTTCGCTCTCGCTTTTGCCACAATTGTACTGGCCAGCTGTAAATCTGCCCCACAGCAAGCTGCAACTGCACCACCGCCGCCCGTTTTACCGGTAAGCGCAATTAATCAAGGCTCTGAAACCACCTTTATCGAATATCCGGCCGCTATACAAGGCGCTGTTGATATTGATGTACGCCCGCAGGTAAGCGGTTATTTACAAAGTGTACTGGTTAACGAAGGTGCTTATGTTACTGCTGGCCAAACACTTTTTAAAATTAACGAAAACCCTTACCGCGAAGCTTTAAACAATGCCAAAGCCAGTTTACATGCTGCTGAGGCCGCTATTTTAAATGCACAGCTGGAGGTAGATAAGTTAACGCCATTGGTGCAAAACAAGGTCGTTTCTGATATCCAGTTAAAAACGGCTAAAACAGCCTACAAAATTGCACAAGCCAATGCCGAGCAGGCTAAAGCCAATGTAGCTTCGGCACAAATTAACTTAGGCTATACCAACGTTAAGGCTACCGTGAGCGGTTATATTGGCCGGATCCCGAAAAAACAGGGAAGTTTGGTATCACCAACTGATCAGGCTGCCTTAACCCAACTATCGGATATACACGAAGTACATGTATATTTCTCGCTGGCCGAAAACGATTTCAACAGTTTCAATACCAATTACCCGGGCAAAACCCCTGCCGACAGGATTAAACATTTACCTGCGGTAGAACTGGTACTGGCAGATAATTCTACCTATCCGGTAAAAGGAAAAATCGACATGATTGATGGTCAGTTTGATAAAAACACTGGTGCCATTACGTTAAGGGCCAGTTTCCCTAATGCCAACGGCGTACTACGCTCGGGCAATACCGGTAAAATCCGCTTGGGCTTATTACATAATGATGCCATCCTGGTACCTCAATCGGCAACAGTTGAAATGCAGGATAAAGTGTTTGTGTTTACCCTGGGCGACAGCAGCAAGGTGAAAAAACAAGCCATTAGCATTGTTGGTAAAGCCGGCGAAAATTATCTGGTAAAAGAGGGCGTAAAAGCCGGCGATCAGATTGTGTTAAGCGGTATCGACAAATTACAGGAGGGCATGGTTATCCAACCTCAAAAAGCAGCAGATAAAGTAGCTGTTGCAAATCCAAAAAAATAA
- a CDS encoding TolC family protein, whose protein sequence is MKRFNLYSILFLALVWSGCSVSKDTALPNVAPGLFRNTAPQDSSSIGTMPLKSFINDLTVQTLIDTALVKNYDMQIALKNIDAAEVLFKQSKLGNLPELKLQVSASSSRPSDNSLNGLSLNQFTGSSHIEDYSANLGVFWEADIWGKIRNQKAGALASFLQTAEARKAVQTRLVANVAQGYYNLLMLDAQLEIARKNLKLNDSTLRIINLQFDAGQVTSLAIQQAQAQQLVAAQLIPRLEQNVALQENALSVLIGILPKAINRASRLDKMSIPANLNAGFPSAMLSRRPDIKSAELALNVANAKVGVAKASLYPSLVITASGGVNSFKASNWFNVPASLFGLVSGGITQPIFQRGQLKANLELAKIDREKTVIQFRQSVLNAVSEVSDELTKVEKLKDQYSIAERRAQTLQQASKNASLLFKSGMANYLEVITAQGNLLQSELELATIKAEQLNAVVGLYRSLGADGIKNVIVFTKRHQNTKKPIRL, encoded by the coding sequence ATGAAACGGTTTAATTTATATAGCATCCTATTCCTCGCTTTGGTTTGGAGCGGATGTTCGGTTTCGAAAGATACAGCCTTGCCCAATGTTGCGCCTGGCTTATTCAGAAACACAGCACCTCAAGACTCTTCGAGCATTGGCACTATGCCCTTGAAAAGTTTTATTAACGACCTTACTGTACAAACTTTAATTGATACAGCTTTGGTTAAAAATTACGATATGCAGATTGCTTTGAAAAATATCGATGCGGCCGAAGTATTGTTTAAACAATCGAAACTGGGCAATTTGCCCGAGCTGAAATTGCAGGTATCGGCGAGTTCGAGCCGCCCTTCTGATAACAGTTTAAACGGATTGAGCTTAAACCAGTTTACGGGTTCGAGCCACATTGAAGATTACAGCGCTAACCTGGGCGTATTCTGGGAGGCTGATATCTGGGGGAAGATCCGTAACCAAAAGGCGGGCGCTTTGGCCAGCTTTTTGCAAACTGCCGAAGCGCGAAAAGCTGTACAAACACGCTTAGTGGCCAATGTGGCCCAGGGTTATTATAATTTGCTGATGCTGGATGCACAACTGGAAATTGCCCGTAAAAACCTTAAACTGAACGATAGTACTTTAAGGATTATTAACCTGCAGTTTGATGCAGGTCAGGTAACTTCGCTGGCCATTCAGCAGGCACAGGCACAGCAGCTGGTTGCTGCACAGCTGATTCCGCGTTTAGAGCAAAATGTAGCTTTACAGGAAAACGCTTTAAGTGTACTGATTGGTATTTTGCCTAAAGCCATTAACCGCGCCAGCCGTTTGGATAAAATGAGTATTCCTGCCAATTTAAACGCGGGTTTTCCATCGGCTATGTTAAGTCGCAGGCCAGATATTAAGTCGGCAGAGCTGGCACTTAATGTAGCCAATGCCAAAGTTGGTGTAGCTAAAGCGAGTTTATATCCTTCGCTGGTAATTACCGCCAGTGGTGGCGTTAACTCTTTTAAAGCCAGTAACTGGTTTAATGTACCGGCTTCGTTGTTCGGGTTGGTTTCGGGTGGTATTACGCAACCTATTTTTCAACGCGGACAGTTAAAGGCCAATTTAGAACTGGCAAAAATTGACCGCGAGAAAACAGTGATCCAGTTCCGTCAGTCGGTTTTAAATGCCGTAAGCGAAGTTTCTGATGAACTGACTAAAGTAGAAAAACTGAAAGACCAGTACAGCATTGCCGAAAGAAGGGCACAAACTTTACAGCAGGCTTCTAAAAATGCAAGCTTATTATTTAAAAGTGGCATGGCCAACTATTTAGAGGTAATTACTGCACAAGGCAACTTATTGCAAAGCGAACTGGAACTGGCTACCATTAAAGCCGAACAGTTAAATGCTGTGGTAGGGTTGTACCGTTCTTTAGGGGCGGATGGAATTAAAAACGTAATTGTTTTTACCAAAAGGCACCAAAACACTAAGAAACCTATAAGGTTGTAA
- the nhaA gene encoding Na+/H+ antiporter NhaA, with protein MAKTINLETFKRFFRSEQIGGLLLLICVAISLIIANSSDKDSFIHFLDTKIGFGAVNYSILAWINDALMAIFFLLVGLEIKRELLEGELSSIKSASLPVIAALGGMLVPATLYFVINHNQPTAAGWGIPMATDIAFALAIIAMLGKNVPASLKIFLAALAIVDDLGAILVIAIFYTNQIHFEYLTMAAGVLLLLSLMNYFGVKRLVFYLIPGILLWYCIHHSGIHATIAGVLLAFTIPTNSTSNESPLEKLEHFLTTPVNYFIMPLFAMANTNITFQKEMLSGLLSPLGLGIVIGLFAGKTIGVTLFSWLAVKLKWAALPSGAGWKHILGLGMLAGIGFTMSIFIALLSFSEPMHIAEAKFAILTASVLSGVVGFLFLKGVRKA; from the coding sequence ATGGCCAAAACCATCAACCTCGAAACATTCAAAAGATTTTTCCGCTCAGAACAAATCGGTGGACTACTGTTACTCATCTGTGTAGCCATTTCCCTCATCATTGCCAACTCTTCCGATAAAGATAGCTTTATCCACTTTTTGGATACCAAAATCGGCTTCGGCGCAGTAAACTACAGCATTTTAGCATGGATTAACGATGCCCTGATGGCCATCTTCTTTTTACTGGTAGGCCTCGAAATTAAGCGCGAATTATTGGAGGGCGAACTCTCTTCCATCAAAAGCGCCAGTTTACCTGTAATTGCCGCTTTAGGTGGCATGCTTGTACCCGCAACCCTATATTTTGTAATTAACCATAACCAGCCTACCGCAGCCGGCTGGGGTATTCCCATGGCTACCGATATTGCCTTTGCGCTGGCCATTATTGCCATGTTGGGTAAAAACGTACCTGCCAGTTTAAAAATCTTCTTGGCTGCACTGGCCATTGTAGATGATTTAGGTGCTATTTTAGTCATAGCCATTTTTTATACCAACCAAATCCATTTCGAATACCTGACCATGGCTGCAGGCGTTTTACTGCTGCTCAGTTTAATGAATTATTTCGGGGTAAAGCGACTCGTATTTTACCTCATCCCTGGTATTTTGCTCTGGTATTGCATCCACCATTCGGGTATCCACGCCACCATTGCAGGGGTCTTACTAGCTTTTACCATCCCAACCAATAGCACCAGTAACGAATCGCCTTTAGAAAAACTCGAGCATTTTTTAACCACACCCGTTAATTACTTCATCATGCCCTTGTTTGCGATGGCCAATACCAATATTACCTTTCAAAAAGAAATGTTAAGCGGTCTGCTTTCACCCTTAGGTCTGGGCATTGTAATTGGTTTATTTGCCGGCAAAACCATTGGGGTTACACTTTTTAGCTGGCTGGCGGTTAAGCTCAAATGGGCGGCCTTGCCCAGTGGCGCAGGCTGGAAACACATATTAGGCCTCGGCATGCTGGCCGGTATCGGCTTTACCATGTCTATTTTTATTGCGCTGCTTTCTTTTAGCGAGCCTATGCACATTGCAGAAGCGAAGTTTGCAATCTTAACCGCATCGGTTTTATCGGGAGTGGTGGGGTTTCTGTTTTTGAAAGGGGTAAGAAAGGCTTAA